The Bombus terrestris chromosome 4, iyBomTerr1.2, whole genome shotgun sequence genome has a window encoding:
- the LOC100651517 gene encoding RNA-binding protein fusilli isoform X2, with protein MQTQGATRGPTHLVALYVATAGLQGNALGSDEEEITLLVYVLIDVQQNRVMGRQQYIVRPMVMDESCTPGTGSDNPAIAGSSGVISEVALAHAPALSERNLREHGIPLEQAIEKFEAWWSAMSCVTSGSAPRFVVDGQAPMRQCLHPEACNKDINLPEHYTLFHDLRKEFVACYSTHGELSTFGIQEMMEYFGLPLDTENEFYVHEIQDMICVIQRMIKDGHVFQNPETVNIVLEPGICSKDEEVDNGCVVRARGLPWQSSDQDIAKFFRGLNVAKGGVALCLSPMGRRNGEALVRFVNKEHRDMALKRHKHHMGGRYIEVYKASGEDFVGVAGGTSGEAHAFLSRGAQVIVRMRGLPYDCVAKQVLDFFLSGQKPCHVLDGEDGVLFVKKPDGRATGDAFVLFAKEEDAVKALSKHRDCIGSRYIELFRSTIAEVQQVLNRAIDPKQIVLPTPPIPQLPPILPQHIITSGTRKDCVRLRGLPYEALVEHILEFMGEHSKNIVYQGVHMVYNAQGQPSGEAFIQMDSENSAYACASQRHHRYMIYGKKQRYIEVFQCSGDDMNLVLTGAVTPASTKALLSPGIFGVYRSSWRFLCRNFSSSLSLSLSLSLSPPLSPFTFSLFPLVHVQVLPLFLCCSVAPISSRLFSSCFISPDR; from the exons ATGCAGACGCAGGGCGCTACGAGGGGACCGACTCACTTGGTTGCCCTTTATGTGGCCACGGCGGGTCTCCAGGGTAATGCTCTCGGCTCCGACGAGGAAGAGATCACACTGTTGGTTTACGTGCTCATCGACGTGCAACAGAACAGG GTGATGGGAAGACAACAGTATATTGTACGACCGATGGTAATGGACGAAAGTTGTACGCCTGGAACCGGTAGCGACAATCCGGCGATTGCCGGAAGTAGTGGAGTCATCAGCGAAGTAGCCTTAGCACACGCTCCGGCGTTATCCGAAAGAAATCTTCGAGAGCACGGAATTCCTCTGGAGCAAGCTATCGAGAAG tttgAAGCATGGTGGTCCGCCATGTCGTGCGTGACGTCCGGTTCCGCACCACGTTTCGTCGTAGACGGTCAGGCGCCGATGAGACAATGCTTACATCCAGAAGCCTGCAACAAAGACATCAACCTGCCAGAACATTATACCCTCTTTCACGATCTCCGGAAGGAATTCGTTGCTTGCTACTCTACCCATGGAGAGCTCTCGACATTTGGAATACAGGAGATGATGGAAT ATTTTGGCCTACCGTTAGATACTGAGAACGAGTTCTATGTGCATGAAATACAAGATATGATCTGTGTAATACAGAGGATGATAAAAGATG GTCACGTCTTCCAAAATCCTGAAACAGTTAATATTGTTTTAGAACCTGGTATATG CTCAAAAGATGAAGAAGTTGACAATGGCTGTGTAGTAAGAGCTAGAGGTCTTCCTTGGCAATCATCGGACCAGGACATAGCAAAATTTTTTCGTGGCCTAAATGTTGCCAA GGGTGGTGTAGCTCTGTGTTTAAGTCCTATGGGAAGACGTAACGGAGAAGCATTAGTACGATTTGTTAACAAAGAACATAGAGACATGGCGTTAAAAAGACACAAACACCATATGGGTGGAAGGTACATAGAAGTATACAAGGCATCTGGAGAGGATTTTGTTGGCGTTGCTGGAGGAACTAGCGGGGAAGCTCATGCATTTTTATCTAGAGGAGCTCAAGTTATCGTTAGAATGAGAGGCTTGCCGTATGACTGTGTTGCTAAACAAGTG TTGGACTTCTTCTTGTCAGGGCAAAAGCCCTGTCATGTATTGGATGGAGAAGATGGAGTTTTATTTGTGAAGAAGCCGGATGGTAGGGCAACTGGAGACGCGTTTGTTCTTTTTGCTAAAGAAGAAGACGCAGTGAAGGCCTTAAGTAAACACAGAGATTGCATTGGTAGCCGGTATATAGAACTTTTTCGAAGTACGATTGCCGAGGTGCAACAG GTTTTGAATAGAGCGATCGATCCGAAACAGATTGTACTTCCAACGCCGCCTATTCCACAACTTCCTCCCATACTTCCACAACATATTATCACCTCTGGCACGCGTAAAGATTGCGTTAGATTACGCGGCCTTCCATACGAAGCTCTTGTTGAACACATTCTCGAGTTCATGGGCGAACATTCTAAGAATATCGTTTACCAGGGTGTTCATATGGTTTACAATGCTCAA GGTCAACCATCCGGCGAAGCGTTTATTCAAATGGACAGCGAAAATTCGGCATATGCATGCGCGTCGCAGCGACATCATCGGTATATGATATACGGCAAGAAACAGCGATACATCGAAGTATTCCAGTGCAGTGGAGATGACATGAATCTGGTATTGACAGGTGCAGTAACTCCAGCGTCAACCAAGGCTCTGCTATCACCCG GTATCTTTGGTGTCTACAGATCAAGTTGGAGATTTCTGTGTCGTAATttttcctcctctctctctctctctctttctctctctctttctccccccctctctccttttactttttctttatttccatTGGTTCACGTACAGgttcttcctctcttcctctGTTGCTCTGTTGCTCCCATTTCCTCACgccttttttcttcttgttttatcTCCCCTGATCGCTGA
- the LOC105665646 gene encoding GPI mannosyltransferase 3: protein MHISKKTKVLSYLVVWRLISVFVVQTAHVPDEYWQSLEVAHRLAFGYGYVTWEWDMKIRSYIYPFLLSVIYQALASISLDHVIILTTVPRVLQATISAYGEYKFYEWSKNKWALYSLCINWYWYYCATRTLINTLETAFTMIALSIFPWRDSNVRSIKYFWIVGFLCMIRPTAAIIWLPLCIYHLCTSLENKLNLISRYSVICIICCFSSILLDTYYYGTLTISPWEFFRVNVLYKVGDLYGTQHVLWYIVCGLPVLLGCHYVLLLLCILQITKHPSSFHRQAVMLVVIVWTFGIYSLLAHKEFRFLLPLLPMCIYICTSCTFSLNAKFIKTARNIFVGLLILTNVLPGLYFSLVHQRGSLDLMNLLHKEVVNTDNSNILFLTPCHATPLYSHLHTNVSIKILTCEPNFTNDISYMDEADTFFANPMQWLDENYSGNKNTTIPNYVISFDHIVPKIRRFLKHYRLWSQIFYTHFPQSNYGKYIYVYKRK from the coding sequence ATGCATATATCGAAGAAAACAAAAGTATTGTCTTATTTGGTAGTATGGAGGTTAATTTCCGTCTTCGTGGTTCAAACCGCGCATGTACCGGATGAATATTGGCAATCATTAGAAGTTGCTCATCGTTTAGCATTTGGATATGGATATGTTACGTGGGAGTGGGATATGAAAATTCGCAGTTACATATATCCATTTTTGTTATCCGTTATATATCAAGCGTTAGCGTCGATATCGTTAGATCatgtaataattttaacaaCAGTACCTCGAGTACTTCAAGCAACGATCAGTGCTTACGGAGAATACAAATTCTACGAGTGGTCCAAGAATAAATGGGCACTGTATAGTTTATGCATAAACTGGTACTGGTATTATTGTGCCACTCGTACATTGATCAATACCTTAGAAACTGCATTTACTATGATAGCTTTATCGATATTTCCATGGCGTGACAGTAATGTTAGAAGCATAAAGTATTTCTGGATCGTAGGGTTTTTATGTATGATTAGACCTACCGCTGCTATTATATGGTTGCCTTTATGTATTTACCATTTATGTACAAGTTTAGAAAACAAGTTGAACCTAATAAGTCGATACAGTGTAATATGTATTATCTGTTGTTTCAGTTCGATATTATTGGATACTTACTATTATGGTACGTTAACTATTTCACCTTGGGAATTCTTTCGTGTGAATGTACTTTATAAGGTTGGTGATTTATATGGAACGCAACATGTATTATGGTATATCGTGTGTGGATTACCAGTACTTTTAGGGTGCCATTatgttttacttttattatgtattttacaaataacaAAACATCCATCCAGTTTTCACCGTCAAGCAGTTATGTTAGTTGTTATAGTTTGGACATTTGGTATCTATTCTTTGTTGGCCCATAAagaatttcgatttttattaCCTCTTTTACcaatgtgtatatacatatgtacctcGTGTACATTCTCTTTGAATGCAAAGTTTATAAAAACAgcaagaaatatttttgtgGGGCTATTAATACTAACCAACGTGTTACCTGGCCTTTACTTTAGTTTGGTACATCAACGTGGATCGTTGGATCTAATGAACCTGCTTCATAAGGAAGTTGTTAACACCGATAATAGCAACATATTGTTTCTGACTCCTTGTCACGCTACTCCTTTATATAGTCATTTACATACGAACGTATCTATCAAAATACTAACTTGCGAACCTAATTTTACCAATGATATAAGCTATATGGACGAAGCCGACACGTTTTTTGCAAATCCAATGCAGTGGCTCGATGAAAATTATAGCGGTAACAAAAATACTACCATTCCTAATTATGTAATATCGTTTGATCATATTGTACCGAAAATACGTCGATTTTTGAAACATTATCGGTTGTGGTCGCAAATTTTTTATACGCATTTTCCACAATCAAATTATGGAAAATACATTTATGTGTATAAGCGTAAATGA
- the LOC100651517 gene encoding RNA-binding protein fusilli isoform X3 — MQTQGATRGPTHLVALYVATAGLQGNALGSDEEEITLLVYVLIDVQQNRVMGRQQYIVRPMVMDESCTPGTGSDNPAIAGSSGVISEVALAHAPALSERNLREHGIPLEQAIEKFEAWWSAMSCVTSGSAPRFVVDGQAPMRQCLHPEACNKDINLPEHYTLFHDLRKEFVACYSTHGELSTFGIQEMMEYFGLPLDTENEFYVHEIQDMICVIQRMIKDGHVFQNPETVNIVLEPGICSKDEEVDNGCVVRARGLPWQSSDQDIAKFFRGLNVAKGGVALCLSPMGRRNGEALVRFVNKEHRDMALKRHKHHMGGRYIEVYKASGEDFVGVAGGTSGEAHAFLSRGAQVIVRMRGLPYDCVAKQVLDFFLSGQKPCHVLDGEDGVLFVKKPDGRATGDAFVLFAKEEDAVKALSKHRDCIGSRYIELFRSTIAEVQQVLNRAIDPKQIVLPTPPIPQLPPILPQHIITSGTRKDCVRLRGLPYEALVEHILEFMGEHSKNIVYQGVHMVYNAQGQPSGEAFIQMDSENSAYACASQRHHRYMIYGKKQRYIEVFQCSGDDMNLVLTGAVTPASTKALLSPELVERLEEKA; from the exons ATGCAGACGCAGGGCGCTACGAGGGGACCGACTCACTTGGTTGCCCTTTATGTGGCCACGGCGGGTCTCCAGGGTAATGCTCTCGGCTCCGACGAGGAAGAGATCACACTGTTGGTTTACGTGCTCATCGACGTGCAACAGAACAGG GTGATGGGAAGACAACAGTATATTGTACGACCGATGGTAATGGACGAAAGTTGTACGCCTGGAACCGGTAGCGACAATCCGGCGATTGCCGGAAGTAGTGGAGTCATCAGCGAAGTAGCCTTAGCACACGCTCCGGCGTTATCCGAAAGAAATCTTCGAGAGCACGGAATTCCTCTGGAGCAAGCTATCGAGAAG tttgAAGCATGGTGGTCCGCCATGTCGTGCGTGACGTCCGGTTCCGCACCACGTTTCGTCGTAGACGGTCAGGCGCCGATGAGACAATGCTTACATCCAGAAGCCTGCAACAAAGACATCAACCTGCCAGAACATTATACCCTCTTTCACGATCTCCGGAAGGAATTCGTTGCTTGCTACTCTACCCATGGAGAGCTCTCGACATTTGGAATACAGGAGATGATGGAAT ATTTTGGCCTACCGTTAGATACTGAGAACGAGTTCTATGTGCATGAAATACAAGATATGATCTGTGTAATACAGAGGATGATAAAAGATG GTCACGTCTTCCAAAATCCTGAAACAGTTAATATTGTTTTAGAACCTGGTATATG CTCAAAAGATGAAGAAGTTGACAATGGCTGTGTAGTAAGAGCTAGAGGTCTTCCTTGGCAATCATCGGACCAGGACATAGCAAAATTTTTTCGTGGCCTAAATGTTGCCAA GGGTGGTGTAGCTCTGTGTTTAAGTCCTATGGGAAGACGTAACGGAGAAGCATTAGTACGATTTGTTAACAAAGAACATAGAGACATGGCGTTAAAAAGACACAAACACCATATGGGTGGAAGGTACATAGAAGTATACAAGGCATCTGGAGAGGATTTTGTTGGCGTTGCTGGAGGAACTAGCGGGGAAGCTCATGCATTTTTATCTAGAGGAGCTCAAGTTATCGTTAGAATGAGAGGCTTGCCGTATGACTGTGTTGCTAAACAAGTG TTGGACTTCTTCTTGTCAGGGCAAAAGCCCTGTCATGTATTGGATGGAGAAGATGGAGTTTTATTTGTGAAGAAGCCGGATGGTAGGGCAACTGGAGACGCGTTTGTTCTTTTTGCTAAAGAAGAAGACGCAGTGAAGGCCTTAAGTAAACACAGAGATTGCATTGGTAGCCGGTATATAGAACTTTTTCGAAGTACGATTGCCGAGGTGCAACAG GTTTTGAATAGAGCGATCGATCCGAAACAGATTGTACTTCCAACGCCGCCTATTCCACAACTTCCTCCCATACTTCCACAACATATTATCACCTCTGGCACGCGTAAAGATTGCGTTAGATTACGCGGCCTTCCATACGAAGCTCTTGTTGAACACATTCTCGAGTTCATGGGCGAACATTCTAAGAATATCGTTTACCAGGGTGTTCATATGGTTTACAATGCTCAA GGTCAACCATCCGGCGAAGCGTTTATTCAAATGGACAGCGAAAATTCGGCATATGCATGCGCGTCGCAGCGACATCATCGGTATATGATATACGGCAAGAAACAGCGATACATCGAAGTATTCCAGTGCAGTGGAGATGACATGAATCTGGTATTGACAGGTGCAGTAACTCCAGCGTCAACCAAGGCTCTGCTATCACCCG AATTGGTGGAACGATTGGAGGAAAAGGCGTGA
- the LOC100651517 gene encoding RNA-binding protein fusilli isoform X1, translating to MQTQGATRGPTHLVALYVATAGLQGNALGSDEEEITLLVYVLIDVQQNRVMGRQQYIVRPMVMDESCTPGTGSDNPAIAGSSGVISEVALAHAPALSERNLREHGIPLEQAIEKFEAWWSAMSCVTSGSAPRFVVDGQAPMRQCLHPEACNKDINLPEHYTLFHDLRKEFVACYSTHGELSTFGIQEMMEYFGLPLDTENEFYVHEIQDMICVIQRMIKDGHVFQNPETVNIVLEPGICSKDEEVDNGCVVRARGLPWQSSDQDIAKFFRGLNVAKGGVALCLSPMGRRNGEALVRFVNKEHRDMALKRHKHHMGGRYIEVYKASGEDFVGVAGGTSGEAHAFLSRGAQVIVRMRGLPYDCVAKQVLDFFLSGQKPCHVLDGEDGVLFVKKPDGRATGDAFVLFAKEEDAVKALSKHRDCIGSRYIELFRSTIAEVQQVLNRAIDPKQIVLPTPPIPQLPPILPQHIITSGTRKDCVRLRGLPYEALVEHILEFMGEHSKNIVYQGVHMVYNAQGQPSGEAFIQMDSENSAYACASQRHHRYMIYGKKQRYIEVFQCSGDDMNLVLTGAVTPASTKALLSPGGTMLPPPPVAIFPPAAAMLPRGPPQFAAPYPPPIFYWPYPSPPVSPTNYYNPANVGGIAAIPQQAALLTPAECLQLAPGATVSTATTPTAERIDAFLPRMDLEKRVPVPAPPQAECNPFIEVFMV from the exons ATGCAGACGCAGGGCGCTACGAGGGGACCGACTCACTTGGTTGCCCTTTATGTGGCCACGGCGGGTCTCCAGGGTAATGCTCTCGGCTCCGACGAGGAAGAGATCACACTGTTGGTTTACGTGCTCATCGACGTGCAACAGAACAGG GTGATGGGAAGACAACAGTATATTGTACGACCGATGGTAATGGACGAAAGTTGTACGCCTGGAACCGGTAGCGACAATCCGGCGATTGCCGGAAGTAGTGGAGTCATCAGCGAAGTAGCCTTAGCACACGCTCCGGCGTTATCCGAAAGAAATCTTCGAGAGCACGGAATTCCTCTGGAGCAAGCTATCGAGAAG tttgAAGCATGGTGGTCCGCCATGTCGTGCGTGACGTCCGGTTCCGCACCACGTTTCGTCGTAGACGGTCAGGCGCCGATGAGACAATGCTTACATCCAGAAGCCTGCAACAAAGACATCAACCTGCCAGAACATTATACCCTCTTTCACGATCTCCGGAAGGAATTCGTTGCTTGCTACTCTACCCATGGAGAGCTCTCGACATTTGGAATACAGGAGATGATGGAAT ATTTTGGCCTACCGTTAGATACTGAGAACGAGTTCTATGTGCATGAAATACAAGATATGATCTGTGTAATACAGAGGATGATAAAAGATG GTCACGTCTTCCAAAATCCTGAAACAGTTAATATTGTTTTAGAACCTGGTATATG CTCAAAAGATGAAGAAGTTGACAATGGCTGTGTAGTAAGAGCTAGAGGTCTTCCTTGGCAATCATCGGACCAGGACATAGCAAAATTTTTTCGTGGCCTAAATGTTGCCAA GGGTGGTGTAGCTCTGTGTTTAAGTCCTATGGGAAGACGTAACGGAGAAGCATTAGTACGATTTGTTAACAAAGAACATAGAGACATGGCGTTAAAAAGACACAAACACCATATGGGTGGAAGGTACATAGAAGTATACAAGGCATCTGGAGAGGATTTTGTTGGCGTTGCTGGAGGAACTAGCGGGGAAGCTCATGCATTTTTATCTAGAGGAGCTCAAGTTATCGTTAGAATGAGAGGCTTGCCGTATGACTGTGTTGCTAAACAAGTG TTGGACTTCTTCTTGTCAGGGCAAAAGCCCTGTCATGTATTGGATGGAGAAGATGGAGTTTTATTTGTGAAGAAGCCGGATGGTAGGGCAACTGGAGACGCGTTTGTTCTTTTTGCTAAAGAAGAAGACGCAGTGAAGGCCTTAAGTAAACACAGAGATTGCATTGGTAGCCGGTATATAGAACTTTTTCGAAGTACGATTGCCGAGGTGCAACAG GTTTTGAATAGAGCGATCGATCCGAAACAGATTGTACTTCCAACGCCGCCTATTCCACAACTTCCTCCCATACTTCCACAACATATTATCACCTCTGGCACGCGTAAAGATTGCGTTAGATTACGCGGCCTTCCATACGAAGCTCTTGTTGAACACATTCTCGAGTTCATGGGCGAACATTCTAAGAATATCGTTTACCAGGGTGTTCATATGGTTTACAATGCTCAA GGTCAACCATCCGGCGAAGCGTTTATTCAAATGGACAGCGAAAATTCGGCATATGCATGCGCGTCGCAGCGACATCATCGGTATATGATATACGGCAAGAAACAGCGATACATCGAAGTATTCCAGTGCAGTGGAGATGACATGAATCTGGTATTGACAGGTGCAGTAACTCCAGCGTCAACCAAGGCTCTGCTATCACCCG GAGGCACGATGTTGCCACCGCCACCGGTCGCGATATTTCCACCTGCTGCCGCAATGCTACCGCGTGGACCACCACAGTTTGCAGCGCCTTATCCGCCTCCGATCTTCTATTGGCCCTATCCTTCACCGCCTGTCAGTCCAACCAATTATTATAATCCGGCGAATGTCGGTGGGATCGCAGCGATTCCTCAACAGGCAGCTTTG TTAACTCCAGCGGAATGTCTGCAATTAGCACCAGGAGCAACTGTGTCTACTGCGACCACACCAACCGCAGAACGTATCGACGCTTTCCTCCCTCGAATGGATTTGGAAAAGCGCGTACCTGTCCCAGCACCTCCCCAAGCAGAATGCAATCCATTCATCGAAGTATTCATGGTGTGA